DNA sequence from the Podospora pseudocomata strain CBS 415.72m chromosome 2 map unlocalized CBS415.72m_2.2, whole genome shotgun sequence genome:
GTTAGATAGCATGGTCTTTTGACTGGATCAAGTCAAGGGGGCCTTGCCGAAATGGATTGCCCATATTCCAGTGCCTGTGCAAACGTCAAGCACATTCTGGGGCTCGTTGATTGGTGCCCAGGCGAGGTTCCCGTCCAGAAGTTTGGTGATCAAAATGTATTGATTATCTGAAACCTGTCATATCAGCTGATTGATCGACCAGCTGGTTCTTCGACGACTGTAGCTGTCTTACCGAGGCGTTCCTTTTCCTGCTTATCATTTGGCAACAGATACTCTCCATTTACATGTCAGCCCACCAGTTGAAAATGATCAATGAGGACAACATACTTTTGGGGTCTTGAAATGTTCGTCCATCGCTCGTTGGGTCAGACGCGGATGCGCTCTGCTGTCCAGTCCCGGTTGTGGTCATTTTGGATGGAGATGTCGAAGCTCGGGAATACACAATGATGTTACTTTCAGTGGAAAGTCCAGAGTCTGAATCAAGACATCAGTGCTGTTGAGGAGAACCTCGGATTTATATGGGAACAAAGCTCCCGAATATCGGACTGCAAGTCACTCTTTATGGGGATGTGATATAGAACGCATGCACAGTGACGAATCCTACCCGCCATTCTCAATAAAAGGGATTATCAATGCGAACATAACTCGTAGCAAGCTCTTGTGGTTAGGTTGCAGTGTGGCGTAGTCTGGACCATTCATAGCGAGGTTGTTCATCCACTGCTTCGCATATATTGACACGAATGAAGCTGATACACGATCAAAGATGTCTGTGTGCCACTGCATTAGTTCCATGCATGCTCTAACTTCCCCGACTGCGATTGACGTCAAAAACTTACGTGAGGAGACAGTAAAATATGGAGCCAAGCAGTAGCTCATACCAAACCTCGTCACTCAGATACCTTACCCTGAGATTGAGAAATCTAGCTAACCAGTCGTGAATAATTACAGCTTCACCCTTCCACCCTCCAGTTCCTTCCACTGTGTCTCCCCAAATGGCTCATATGTGTCCCCCTTCAACCAAAAGAGAGCATCGCCCTGAACCTTGCTCGGGTTGACACTCTGTTGCCTTAAATGATGCTTCTGTTGCTTATTCGTGCCTGTTGTCTGCTCACCAACGCCCTTGACCACTCTCAGGAACAGAGGCACCGCATAACGGGGTAGCTTTTCCCGCGCATGTTTGGCCAAGCTAGCCATCAGCTCACGGCTCAGATTTGGACTGTCAAAGGCAATGGCTGCACAACCTGCTCGACCGTCGTGGTTCGGTAGTTGGACACCATAGACGTTGGATTCCAGAACATTGGGATGAAGTCCCATCGCCTGTGATACCTCGGCGGTGGACACATTTTCACTCTTCCAACGGAAAGTATCGCCGATACGgtcggagaagaagatcatgCCATCCGAGTCCCAGCGGAGCACGTCTCCAGACCGAAACCTGTGGTCATATTGGTCAATACCATGTAAACAAAAAGCATCAGGGGGCTCAGGGACTCACCATGCGTCCCCCTTTTTAAAGACGTCCCTCATGATCTTGGAGTTTGTCGCCTTCTGGTTGCCAAAATATCCCTGGAATCTCTTGTTGACGTCGTCAGCAGGCAAGCTGACCAAGAACTCGCCCACATCGCCGCTCTTCACGCGCTGGCAGAATCCAGTCTGGGGATCTCGCCAGGGCTCCTCTGTCTCATCGTCAATCTTGACAATGGCTGAACGAAGCCCGAGGAAGAGCGTGGAAAGGGCACCATATCGGCCGATGGCGCCTTTGCCAAACGCATTACGGCTCAGGTTCCAAAGCCCTAGCGCTCCTTCAGTTGCCGCATAGAACTCATAAATTGTCTAGCGGCCTGTCAGCTGGTTGTTGGCATCTGGGAGAACTCAAGAGAACTTACATCTATAGCAAACCTCTCCTTGAACTTATCCCAGACATCTGGCCGAAGTCCGTTACCGAAGGCGACTCGGACATGGTGCTTCTTGTCCAGGTTCTCTCCAGTAACGGGGTCGATCTCCGGTGGAGCAACCGTCAGGTATCGGCATGTCTCGCCCACATACTGGATAATGGTAGACTTGGTCTCGCGCACCTCTTTCCAGAACGTCTTTGTAGAAAACTTCCTGCCGATGGAGAGCGTTGTTCCAGTAAACAAGACGCTGCAGACACCCAGACACGAGGCAGAGCTGTGATAGAGAGGCATGCACTATGACTTGGGTTAGTACAGTGGGCCAAGTCTacagaaaaagagagaagtGGGTGCCTTACCGTGTAGAAGACGTCgtccttcttcatcccagTACCCTTGGAACACAGTCCGATGGCGGTAAAGATCTTGGCCCAACTGACCACAGCAGGCTTGGGCATGCCTGTCGTCCCACTGGTGTAGATCAGGATAGCCATGGCGACATAGTCGTCTTCCTTCCtcagctcatcatcgcctCTCGTCCCCCGTACCCTCTGAACCTCCCGTTGAACATCATCTCCCGTAACGATAAACTCCATGGCCGCCATCTTCTCTCTTACATCGTCCGTCAGCGCATCAGCCACATGAGGATCAACCAACGCCAGCCTTGCTGTACTCTCCTTCAAGCAATGTGTCAAAGCCTGATCCCGCAGGTTGTAGTTGATGAAAGCCGGCTTCGCCCCGACACTCCAGATGGAAAACCACAGAATCATGAACATGGCCGAGTTCTGGTAGTTCAAGACGACAACATCCCCCTTCTTGACTCCCTTCACCTCCCGAAGCCAGGTGCCCCACTGCAAAACATTGTCATATGTCTCCTTGTAAGTCCACGATCGGCCTTCAAAGAGCATGAACGGGCGGTTGGCAGACGAGGTGTCGAGTGCCTGCTTCTCGAGAACGTAGAAAAAGTTGATCTTTCCGGACCGGAcggccttgatgatgttgatgacggATGAACCGGCAATGCGGGCAAAAAGGAGATCGTGGGAGAGCGAGAGACGGGCGTTGAGGTAGGCCGAGCCTGCCGCCACACCTGCCGCGGTGAGAGCGAGAGAGGCCATTTTGTTTGCTATTCCCGATGATAGGTAATGAGAGGAATCCAAAATTTGGCATGGTATAAAACGGCGAAAAGTTCAACAGCTACATCTTGACAGTGATCTACAGCAATGTATACAATTAAAATGTTCTGGACTGTCCATGCTGCTATACCAGTTTAGGCAACGCGGACCCCTTTGGAACCCTTGTTTGTCGATGCCAAAGGTGAGGGGAAGCTGACAAGCTGAGAAGATACCGAGGCATCTTGTGGTCGTATGTAGTAGAGTGTGTAAGCGACAGGTATTCGACCACTTGCCCCAGGAGGGAAAGGTACGCGAGGATGTGGGGAAAGTTGGAGAGCTTCGACACGCGCCCGCGTTCATGCTCTGGAGAAAAGTTATTCGAGGCGCGACATGGCTTTGTTCTTCGTTGAAGGGTCCCACTTCCCCGCAAAACACCGTCTTGCTTGGCGGGTTCGCTACTCCGTTCCCCCCAGACTCTGGGCATGTGTAGGTGGGGAACTCGGCGGTTTTGCAGCGCTAACCAGTTTCTCTGATAACGGTGATGATAGCAGACAGCATCTTCAAAACGGTGAGTCCAGTTCACATGGAACTAACCACTATCACCTGCCTCGGTTTTGCTTTTATGTACGACAGGAATCAGCACACAGACGACCAATCATCGGTCGTAATAGACACACGGCGCTTCTTTCGTAACGAAAAACAAGTCGACGTTCTTATAAACCTCGAACTGACAAAACGAACCCGACCTGAACTCTATGTGTACGCCGTTGACGCCTATATATCTAAACCGTTGAGACCAATACCTACCGCATTAACTCACTAGGTATACGTCCTGCTGCTCGATCCACCTGTCCACGTCGACCCAGTCATGGTCACCAAGTCTCGCCTTGGTTTGTTGTAGTAAACCCTCCTGGACGACCGCTCAGTCCGTCTCGAACGGCTGTAGCTTGAGTAATAGTTCCTTCGTCGCGAAGGCCTGACAGTTCGTACCAATGCACGAAGCATTGGCACTGATgcggccatgatggtgacTGCTGCCTCGGCATTACCCCATATCACGAGTGTGACCCCGTCGTCTATCGACACGTcaatcttccccttccaACGCCTTGGGACAAGAGGGAACTTACGTGGAAAATCACGACCTCCCAGCTCGGGCAGTGACGAACACTTGATGAAAGCTGACGCGGCAGCACTGCAATCAATACCTAGGCGTCAGTTCATGTCGACTCGAGAATGGAGATAGGGAACCTACAAAACACCCATACTCATCGCCAACGCCACGCCAATCTTCTCTCTTGTCTGCATCTGCAAGTTCATGATAATCTTCCAGGGAATAATAGCCAGAACCAGATCCATCACACCAGAGTAAGCTGAAACACAGCGTCAGTACCAGACAGTTCTTCAAGACCGACCGGCCAAGAAGACATACCACTAGCAAAGATTCCATAAGTGATAACCACATTCGGGCTCCAACAAGTCCCTCTCATGAACGGATGCCACGCCTTCTCCAGCGGCGTGcacccaacccaaaacaGCATGGCCGACACGCCAAACAGCATGTTCATGCTCACAATGGCAAACCAGATAAACACCCTGGTCTTGCCGTGTATGCCATCGTGGATCATGAGAAGCGAGATGGCAAACGAGGTCTTGGACCAGGCTTGGCTGCAGATGGCGAGCGTGACGGTGATCTGCCCGATGAGGAACATGTCGTTGAGGTTTCGAAAGGGGATTTGCCAGACGTGCTTGCCGTAGCCGAGGTCGATGGCCATGTTGGTCGTGATGGTTGAGCCTAGCAAGGCCAACTACAGTCAGCATTGTCAGCATATCAGCAGCAGgcatgaagaggaagattgGACCGTACCCAAGCGCCAATGGCAAACCAATCATCAGTATGAAGCCTTCGATGCCGTATAAACTTGCAATAGATCCTCAAAAGCAAGAACATCAGCGAAGCACCGCACAACACCCACACCGACACCCGAGTGGTGAGCCCGAGGTCATCATATCGCAGTTTTCCCGGCCCAAAGAAGAAACCTGGAAATCCTGTCCCGtttcttgaccttgtcgaTGTGCTGATATCGTTGTCATTGGTTGAAAAGAACGGGAACGTTGCGTTGCTTGTTGAAAGGTCGTCCATGGCCAAGTTCCAGCTTGTATCATAATCCAAAGTAGTCGACGTTCAACAGTGAAGAGGTGATAAGATGGGACGAAATAGAGGACAGCTGCATCCTGACATGACGGGCAACATCAGAGGAAAAAGCGGGGAGACACGAAATGAAATGAGTATAACGAGCTTCAGACCAAGTGAACACAGACCGCAGAGATACCGGCGATCAGACAAAGTATGAGAAAGGGCCATCGAGATAATGCGCAGGTCGACTTGGCGAGAACAGAAGCATACCACTCGGTAGTTGGGATAGGGTGTTGGTCGATCAAGCCTTGCAACATGCAGGTACCGATGGTGAAACGTATGCGGGGGATGTCAAGCACCAACGTTCCCAAAACCCAGAATAGGAAGAGTGTGTCGATCACACAATATGGGGCAAAGGAAACAGAAGAAGCCGGATGCCAATGCTTCTCGAAAGAAGAATGAGATTGACATGCAACCTCAAAGTTAAGTCCCGAAAGGTCGAGACCGGTCTGCTAGGGTGTTTTGGTTTCGTTTTACCATTACTGTCCTGTTTTCAGCAGAGGTGATGAAGTTCAATCATTTTCTCCATTGACCTACTTACTCCTATACTCTTATTCATCACGCCCATCCGTCaaaccatccatccatccatccatttcGCATTCGTCCTTTGAATCGCAGCTGGGTATAACTATTGCTtcgcttctcctcccccctcctcctcttgtaGCTCTTATAACGAGTTGCAAATGGTGTAAAAGGAAAAGCAGTGGTAGAActgaagaaaaaggagagaAAACAAGGCTAGCTAGAAACCCCccttttgttgttgggcaTTACAAAAAATGATACAAGGAGAGCGCGAGAGAGTATTTGCAGTGAACCGACCGAAAACCAAAACGCGCAACACACAAAAAAGCCAGATTATGACACACATGACCGCTCATGTCGTTCCCTCCCGATACAAGTGCAGCTCCTTCAACATCCCCAGGCTCTCATGGGGTGTCGCCTTTTGACAAGATACCATGGCCTCATTAATTGAGCTGATGTCCGCATGTTGGCGTAAGCCGTCATATACTTCTGAATGGTCCGTACTCTCTTCGGGGTCagggggtgggaagaaggctGAGCCGGGCCATGTCGAGATCACATCAGCACCCCTCTCTGGGCCTGATCCGTACAGCTTCATCTCCGCGTCGAATAAGGCTCATTTCCCGCCATACTTGGGCATCTTCTTGATATTATCCGATAACCAACCGAAGCCCTCGGTCAAGCCCTCGCCATCGATGGCAATGGCAGGCTGCACGAACCAGAGCTTGTCCTTGAGTTTGGCGAGCTGGAGCTTCTCGGTAACTTCATTAGGTTTCATGGCTGTTTTCCGCGTCAGTTATCGTCGTCGGGTGCCCTAGGGGGAAGCGGCCAACACATACCACCGTCAACATCCTGCTTGTTGGCAAACACCAGGAGCAAACAATCCGCCATTTCACGATCGTTAATAATGCGATGGAGTTCTGTCCTCGCCTCGTCGATACGAGCGTGATCTGACGAGTCTACCACGAACACCAGACCCTGGGTACCTGTTCTCTGATCATCAGCACGTCTTTCCCATCTCGCTAGCTAGCTGTTTGGCGCAACGTACCGCTGTAGTAATGCCTCCACAAAGGCCTAATCTTGTCCTGGCCACCAACGTCCCACATATTGAACTTGATGTTTTTGTAGGTAAAGGTCTCCACGTTGAAGCCGACtgtggggatggtggtcatggtctggttgagcttgagcttgtaGAGAATGGTGGTCTTGCCAGCGGCATCGAGACCCAGCATGAGAATGCGCACTTCCTTGGACCCGAACAGTTTGCCAAAAAGGCTCGACATGGAAAAGGCGGCGCCCATGTTTGCGGTCTACTTTCGTGATACTTGCGCGCTTGGGAGGTGTGTGATATCGGCCGTGAGCGTCGCGTGGGTGTCGGTTTCGATATGTCGCGTCTGGTGTTGATAATTTGAGGTAAGAGACGCGCAAACGGCTTGACAGTAGTGGGGTGAGACGgagtggttgttgtttttgttgatgttgttgttgttgttgttgttgttgttgttgttgtcgctgTTGTTCTTGTTATGGCGGATGCCAGATGAGACAGGCCGAGGGGATTCGTGGAGAGGGAGACTTGATGATGGGCGATACGGTGCTGGCGGGTCTGAATCGCGAAAGCGGAAATTGGGAAAATTAATTACTTTTAGATCGGGGCCAGGGATGGTTAGCACTGTTGCAACGACAGCGGATATGGCCGACAAGCATACAAACAACGGTGTTAGGGGTCAAGAGTAacggcgatggtggtggctgttgggAACCTAAACAAACTGAGGTGCTTCACAAGATCGAGAACCTACCTCAGGCTCAacaccgacaccaacacTGAGGATGATCCCCTGACAGGGAAGGCAGCACCTGCAGCTTCGAAACTTTGATGCTCCAAAAGTCCAGAGGCCAGCCAACCCAAAATTTACGGCCCCTGAAACAACCAGCCAATCACTGCGCTGGCGCCCAACCATTAGCGGCCCGTGCATTCGGTTGCAAACGCTGAAAGTGTGGGGCCCTGAACCCATGTCAACGGTCAACGAGGTATCATCTTCCATTATCTATCAGATGCAGAACTTGTCAACTACCTTAGGTATTTTGATATTGTAGAAGAGAGAGCGGCATCTTCTCTCCTACAGTCAGTTTCGAAAATCCACCACAAATCGGCGGTCCACCAGTTGCAACGTCACGCTGttctcctcgccctcaaatCTCAAGCTTACTTTTCCAGTCGACGCTTCCGCGCCCATGACCTCAGCCTTGTAAAACATGGTGCTATCTGGATAGAGCGCCAACACTGtctttcccttctccagctcggGAAGATCAGCCCcaggtggggggagggggatcaTACTGCTGGCACTAGTGCGATATTCAACCCTCTGGTCTGGTGGGAGGTCCGGATCAGCATCCTGCACCTTGTATCGTCGTGACTTGCCCTCGCCT
Encoded proteins:
- the FAT1_1 gene encoding long-chain fatty acid transporter fat1 (COG:I; EggNog:ENOG503NU8V), which produces MASLALTAAGVAAGSAYLNARLSLSHDLLFARIAGSSVINIIKAVRSGKINFFYVLEKQALDTSSANRPFMLFEGRSWTYKETYDNVLQWGTWLREVKGVKKGDVVVLNYQNSAMFMILWFSIWSVGAKPAFINYNLRDQALTHCLKESTARLALVDPHVADALTDDVREKMAAMEFIVTGDDVQREVQRVRGTRGDDELRKEDDYVAMAILIYTSGTTGMPKPAVVSWAKIFTAIGLCSKGTGMKKDDVFYTCMPLYHSSASCLGVCSVLFTGTTLSIGRKFSTKTFWKEVRETKSTIIQYVGETCRYLTVAPPEIDPVTGENLDKKHHVRVAFGNGLRPDVWDKFKERFAIDTIYEFYAATEGALGLWNLSRNAFGKGAIGRYGALSTLFLGLRSAIVKIDDETEEPWRDPQTGFCQRVKSGDVGEFLVSLPADDVNKRFQGYFGNQKATNSKIMRDVFKKGDAWFRSGDVLRWDSDGMIFFSDRIGDTFRWKSENVSTAEVSQAMGLHPNVLESNVYGVQLPNHDGRAGCAAIAFDSPNLSRELMASLAKHAREKLPRYAVPLFLRVVKGVGEQTTGTNKQQKHHLRQQSVNPSKVQGDALFWLKGDTYEPFGETQWKELEGGRVKL
- a CDS encoding uncharacterized protein (EggNog:ENOG503PCN0; COG:S); protein product: MAIDLGYGKHVWQIPFRNLNDMFLIGQITVTLAICSQAWSKTSFAISLLMIHDGIHGKTRVFIWFAIVSMNMLFGVSAMLFWVGCTPLEKAWHPFMRGTCWSPNVVITYGIFASAYSGVMDLVLAIIPWKIIMNLQMQTREKIGVALAMSMGVLRRGHTRDMG
- the ARF51F gene encoding ADP-ribosylation factor 6 (COG:U; EggNog:ENOG503NYP1), translating into MGAAFSMSSLFGKLFGSKEVRILMLGLDAAGKTTILYKLKLNQTMTTIPTVGFNVETFTYKNIKFNMWDVGGQDKIRPLWRHYYSGTQGLVFVVDSSDHARIDEARTELHRIINDREMADCLLLVFANKQDVDGAMKPNEVTEKLQLAKLKDKLWFVQPAIAIDGEGLTEGFGWLSDNIKKMPKYGGK